In Spinacia oleracea cultivar Varoflay chromosome 5, BTI_SOV_V1, whole genome shotgun sequence, a single window of DNA contains:
- the LOC110789765 gene encoding major pollen allergen Ole e 10-like isoform X2, whose product MANFTLLLSLLCFISLISSFNLGGIMGQDVPTFSQTWCVAKASANEVELGNNIEYACNQIGVDCSIIQEGGPCYYPTNLINHASVVMNLYYQKAGRAAFNCDFSNSAVVVVTDPSYGSCLYAFI is encoded by the exons ATGGCAAATTTCACCTTGTTGCTTTCACTTCTCTGCTTCATTTCCCTAATCTCTTCCTTTAACCTTG GTGGAATTATGGGTCAGGATGTACCAACCTTTTCACAG ACATGGTGTGTTGCGAAGGCTTCGGCGAATGAGGTTGAATTAGgaaacaacattgaatatgcaTGTAACCAAATAGGAGTTGATTGCAGCATAATTCAAGAGGGTGGTCCGTGTTACTATCCCACCAATCTAATCAACCATGCTTCTGTTGTCATGAACCTTTACTATCAGAAAGCCGGCCGCGCCGCCTTCAACTGTGATTTCTCCAACTCTGCTGTCGTTGTTGTAACTGATCCAA GCTATGGATCATGCCTCTATGCCTTTATATAG
- the LOC110789765 gene encoding major pollen allergen Ole e 10-like isoform X1, producing MANFTLLLSLLCFISLISSFNLGGIMGQDVPTFSQKTWCVAKASANEVELGNNIEYACNQIGVDCSIIQEGGPCYYPTNLINHASVVMNLYYQKAGRAAFNCDFSNSAVVVVTDPSYGSCLYAFI from the exons ATGGCAAATTTCACCTTGTTGCTTTCACTTCTCTGCTTCATTTCCCTAATCTCTTCCTTTAACCTTG GTGGAATTATGGGTCAGGATGTACCAACCTTTTCACAG AAGACATGGTGTGTTGCGAAGGCTTCGGCGAATGAGGTTGAATTAGgaaacaacattgaatatgcaTGTAACCAAATAGGAGTTGATTGCAGCATAATTCAAGAGGGTGGTCCGTGTTACTATCCCACCAATCTAATCAACCATGCTTCTGTTGTCATGAACCTTTACTATCAGAAAGCCGGCCGCGCCGCCTTCAACTGTGATTTCTCCAACTCTGCTGTCGTTGTTGTAACTGATCCAA GCTATGGATCATGCCTCTATGCCTTTATATAG